In the genome of Paraburkholderia caribensis, the window CTTGCCGCGGATGCGTCGCTCATGGCGCCCCCGGACTGGTGATGCCCGGCGTGCCGGGTTCGGCAGCGGAATCGCCGGCCGCCGGATCGCCGGCCGCCGGATCTTCGCCCGCAACGAACGCGTCGCCTTGCCAGAGCGCATGCAGCAACGCGCCGTCGAGCCGTCCGCCGCGATACGTCGTGCCGCTTTCGAGGCTGCTGACCCACACCTCGGCGGGTGCGAACAGCGACGGGTCGATCTGATAGAAGTCGTAATTGAACGACGCGAAAATCTCGGCGAATGGCCGCCCGTAATCGCGCGAATTCGACGACGGCAACTCGGCCGCCAGCCGCCGCGCGACGGCGTCGCGCGTCACAGTCAAATGCACGCGCCCGCCGTAGAGGATCGCGTCGTTGGTGCGGCCCATCGCGGCGAGGCCATCGGGCGCGGGCGGCGGCAGCGGCGCCGTGCCGCTCGCTTCGACGATGTCGCCGAGCGGCACGCCGAGCACATGCGACTTGTGCAGCGCGACCTCGACCACGCGCGCGACGACCTGTACCGTCCCGGCGACAGACTGCGTCGGCGTGACGATCACGGTCAGCTTGCCGGGCGCAATGCCGCAGTCGCCGACGATCTTTTCGAGTACCGCTTGCGGCGGCGGCTGACCGACCTCCATCACCAGTACGCCTGCATCATGCGCGTCGCGATAGCCGAGCTCGTCGAACAGCGTCTCCTTGCCGGCCAGCGCTCGCGCCGGTCCCGAGCCCAGCGAAAAGAACTTCTTGCCATTGTTCTGTTCCTTGCTCGCGGACAGGCTCCAGCCCGCGTACTGGCTGCCGAGGCAGGCGAGCACGGGCGACGCCGTATGCACTTCGATCATCGCGGGCCAGAGCGGCTCGTGCTCGGCGCTGACGCGCGTCTCGATGCGGCCGAGGCCGCCCATGCAGATGCGCGCGATCGTCACGCCCGCCTCGATGCAGCCGGGCGTCGCGACGCCCGCATCGACGATGGTCGGCCCGAACGGATGGCGCGACGCCGCGATGCGCAGCCGCGCCGCGTCCGCGAGCAGGTGCGCGACCAGCGGCGCGGCGAGCGCGTTGACGCTGGGCGCGTCGCGGGGGATGGGCGGCGGGTTGCCGCCAGGGTCAGCCGTGTGAGTCGACGAGTTCATGGCAGGGTTGGGAGCGGGTTTCGATGCGTTGCAGAAGGCGTTGCGTCTGGTGTTGCAGCTCGCGTTGCAGGGCGGTGCGCCCACCCGTTATCGAGCCCGTCACGAGCACCGTGCAAACGGGCTGGCCGGCTTCGATGCGCGTGCCGGGGTTCGGCACGTCGTGACAGACGGGATCGACGAACAGGGCATCGCTGAAGCGGCGCGTCACCGTGAAGGCGGCGGGCGCGAACACGACCTGTTGCGCGACGCCGCATTGCGGCGCACCCGCGCGCCCGGGCGGCAGGCGGCCATGCAGGCACGCGTCGATATGCGCGGCGAGCAATCCGCGCGGCCACGCGTCGCGCCACGCGCGCTCGTACAGCGCCATCGTCGACGACGGCCGCGCGTTGACTTCGAGCACCCGGATCGCATCGCCGTCGAGCAGAAAATCGAGGCTGTTGAGTCCGCTCAGATTCGCGCGCGCGGCGATCGAGCGTACGGCGGAATCGATCTGCCGCGCGATGCCCGCAGGCAGATCGACGGGGCCGAGCGAGCCGGCATGCAGATACGGCAGTGTGCCGCCCGTCACGCAAAGCTGCTCCGCGTAGCCGATCACGAACGCTTCGTGCTGCGCGGCGAGAAAGAGCGCCGACATCGGCAGTCCGTCGCTTATGCGCTGAAAGTAGCCGTCGCGCGCATCCGCTTGCTCCGCTGGACGGATATGCGTGCCGCCGCAGCCGTCGGCGGCTTTGTGCAGCCAGCCTTCGGGCCGCTCGGGCCGCACGAAGGCCACCTCGGGATGCGCGATGCGCAGTTCATCGAGCAACGAGAAAAAGCGCTTCGGATCGCGCACGGCCGCTGTCGCGTCGGCGTCGTTGCCGATCAGGCGCGGCAGTCTCGCCGTCTGCTGCAGCCAGCCGATGTGCGGCTCCATCCCGCTGCCAGCCACGTAGCCGATCAGCCTGGGCAGCCGCACGACGCGTTCCAGCGCAGCCTGCAGCTTGTCCCCGTCGATGGATAAGCCGCTGCCGCCCGTATCGAGCCACAGCTTCGCGTAACGGCGCGTGTCGCGGTCGCCGAACAGATCGAGCGCGGCCACCTGGTAACCGGCATGCGCGGCGGATTGCGCGAGCATGCGCGCCGACAGGCCCGTCACTGCGATGAACGGCGAGGACGTCGAAACGCGTGCGCGGGTATGGGCGGAGCCGGCTCCATGGAAGGGCATCGCGTCGCCTCGTTTCGTTCGTCCGGCCGCGTGCTAGTTGCGCTCGGCGACGACCGCGCGCGCTTCGTCGAACGCTTCCGTGAAGCCGAAATACGCAGGCTTGCCCGCCGTGCGCATCCGCGTGAACAGGCGATGCTCGACCTGATACTTCACATTGCCGATTGCCAGCGCGCCGATGCCGATTGCATCGGGCCGCGCGGCGCCTGCCAGCGGCTTGCCGTCGTCCATCACGTTGACGCCCGCGATGCCTTCCGGCGGCACGGCGTTGACGTCGGCCGCGATCAGCAGGCGCGGCGCCTGCGCGAGATCGGCGGCGCTCATCACCTGGATGCCCGCCGCCGCCGTCGCGAACACGATGTCCGCGCGCGCGAGCGCGGCATGCAGCGTCTGCGGCGTGCCCGTGCCGGCGCCCGAGGTCTTGATGCCGAACCGCTCGTCGACGTCATGGCTCGCGCGTTCGGCGCGCGCGGCGTCGGAATGGCTCGCGATGGTCACATGCGCGCCGAGCGTCGCCGCGATGGCGGCCGTGATGCGGCCCACGGCGCCCGTGCCGCCGAGTATCAGCACGTGCTTGTCCTTCAGATCTTCGCCGTGTTGCGCCTTCAGGTGACACTCGACCAACGCGACGAGCGCCCCGGACGTCGTATATGCGCCGCTCGGGTCGGCGAACACGGAGACTTCGAACGGCGGCACCATGGCTTCGCGCGCGCGGTCGAGCATGTCGGCGGCGAGCATCACATCGCGCCCGCCGATAAAAATGCCCGTGCGCGACACGCCTTTCGGCCCGCGCGAAAAGATCGCGTCCTGGGTCAGTTGGACGACGTTGCGCACGTCGACGTCGCAATACGGCACGACGATCTGATAACCGGCGTCGGCGGCCATGTTGACGTCGAACGGGCTCATCTGCG includes:
- a CDS encoding NAD(P)-dependent methylenetetrahydromethanopterin dehydrogenase; translated protein: MSQTTERPYILHMFTPTPQMSPFDVNMAADAGYQIVVPYCDVDVRNVVQLTQDAIFSRGPKGVSRTGIFIGGRDVMLAADMLDRAREAMVPPFEVSVFADPSGAYTTSGALVALVECHLKAQHGEDLKDKHVLILGGTGAVGRITAAIAATLGAHVTIASHSDAARAERASHDVDERFGIKTSGAGTGTPQTLHAALARADIVFATAAAGIQVMSAADLAQAPRLLIAADVNAVPPEGIAGVNVMDDGKPLAGAARPDAIGIGALAIGNVKYQVEHRLFTRMRTAGKPAYFGFTEAFDEARAVVAERN
- the mch gene encoding methenyltetrahydromethanopterin cyclohydrolase; translation: MNSSTHTADPGGNPPPIPRDAPSVNALAAPLVAHLLADAARLRIAASRHPFGPTIVDAGVATPGCIEAGVTIARICMGGLGRIETRVSAEHEPLWPAMIEVHTASPVLACLGSQYAGWSLSASKEQNNGKKFFSLGSGPARALAGKETLFDELGYRDAHDAGVLVMEVGQPPPQAVLEKIVGDCGIAPGKLTVIVTPTQSVAGTVQVVARVVEVALHKSHVLGVPLGDIVEASGTAPLPPPAPDGLAAMGRTNDAILYGGRVHLTVTRDAVARRLAAELPSSNSRDYGRPFAEIFASFNYDFYQIDPSLFAPAEVWVSSLESGTTYRGGRLDGALLHALWQGDAFVAGEDPAAGDPAAGDSAAEPGTPGITSPGAP
- a CDS encoding ATP-grasp domain-containing protein, with protein sequence MPFHGAGSAHTRARVSTSSPFIAVTGLSARMLAQSAAHAGYQVAALDLFGDRDTRRYAKLWLDTGGSGLSIDGDKLQAALERVVRLPRLIGYVAGSGMEPHIGWLQQTARLPRLIGNDADATAAVRDPKRFFSLLDELRIAHPEVAFVRPERPEGWLHKAADGCGGTHIRPAEQADARDGYFQRISDGLPMSALFLAAQHEAFVIGYAEQLCVTGGTLPYLHAGSLGPVDLPAGIARQIDSAVRSIAARANLSGLNSLDFLLDGDAIRVLEVNARPSSTMALYERAWRDAWPRGLLAAHIDACLHGRLPPGRAGAPQCGVAQQVVFAPAAFTVTRRFSDALFVDPVCHDVPNPGTRIEAGQPVCTVLVTGSITGGRTALQRELQHQTQRLLQRIETRSQPCHELVDSHG